Genomic window (Natronospira proteinivora):
GGCGGCGGGGTAATGGGATCCCAGGCCCCATTGGCCACCACAATGGGCAGGTCACTCTGGGGCTGCTGGTAAAGACTCGGGTCCAGTCGACCCAGCCCCAGCTCCTCGCAGCGCTCGGCCATTTCCCGCTGGGCATCGGGATGACCGAAGGCCGGTGTCAGCACAGGATTGCGGCTCAGTTCCTCGGGCAGCAATCGCGCCTGCTCTTCCATGAATCCATCCAGGCAGCGCACCGCCGATCCCATCCCCATGCTGGATTGAACGCCGCCACTGGTATCGGCCACCGCCAGGGCGGTGAAGAAGTCCTTGTCCCGATCCTCCGCCGCCCGGCTCAGGCGATCCAGCAATGCCGGCAGAATAGGATGGTTGGACTGTTCATAAAGCAGGCTGAAGGGCATGCCCACCAGGGTGTTCTGAAACAGCCAGGCCTCGCCATCGGGATGGATATCACTCTCCGGGACGGTCACCTGAACCGGTGACTCATCCAGGGCCTGGATGGCATCGATGTAACGGGACGCCAGCCCGTCATAGGCCCGGGCACAGGCATCCTGCTCGTCACAGGCCTCGAACAGCTTGTCCAGATCACGCTGATACCAGCCGCCGATACGCATCAGATCGGTGAGATCCAAAGGCACAATGGCATCCAGCACCATGGCCCGGATGCCATCAGGGTCCTGTTCCAGCAGAGCCTGGCCCATGATGGAGCCGTAGGAAATTCCCCAGACATTCCAGTCCTCGTAGCCCAGCGCCATCCGCAAGGCCCGCACATCCCGGGCATTTTCGATAGTGTTGTAGGCAGTCAGATCCACCCCCCGGGCACGGGCCTTCTCAAAGCAGGCGGTAACCCGCTCGGCCATCACCCGGGAGGCATCCCGGAAATTGTCCTGAGCTGACAGCTCCGGATTGCGGCTGCTGAAGAAGGGACAAAAATCACCGGATTGACCAATGCCGCGATGCTCAAGGATATAAAGATCGCGGCGCTCGAGAATGGAATGATCCTTGAGGTTGCGGACATAGAGCGGTACCTGCACCCCGGGCCCACCGGTGAGATAAATCACCGGATCATCACGGATTTCCTCCTCGTCCTCCGCCGTGGAACGGATCCGGACGAAATGCAGTTCAATACTGCGGCTGTCCGGCACCGTGCGGTTCTCGGGCACCTCGATCAGACCGCATTCGACCTCCCCATGCTCATAGTCGATATCGCCCTTGAAGGGACAGGCCAGCGCGTCTACCTGCTCACTACGCAGCCATTCCCAATCACCCTCTGCCTGCGCCAGGACCTGACCCGGCAAGGCCAGCATGAACAACAGCAGCACTGGAACCGCCAGGCTGACACCGACTCGAATCCCCATGAAGACACCCTTTTCTTATAAGCGGAAAGCATCGACCATAGCGCAGTCCCCGCGCGAGGCAAAGCCCGCATACGGGGCAGCCGTTTGACGGAGCAGGCATACTGGCCCCATGCATACACTGAACTTCGACAATCGATTCCTTCGCGAACTGCCCGGTGAAACCCCCGAGCATTCCCACCCCCGAACCGTCAACGGCGTGCTCTACTCCCGGGTCGATCCCACCCCCGTGGCCGCGCCCAAGCTACTCAGCCATTCCCCGGAGATGGCCGAAGAACTGGGCCTGTCGGCTGAGGACATCAAAGACCCCGCCTTCGTCGAGGCGATGGCAGGCAACCGCCTGTTGCCCGGCATGGAGGCCTATGCCAGTTGCTATGGTGGGCATCAGTTCGGTCACTGGGCGGGGCAACTGGGGGATGGCCGGGCCATCGGCCTGGGCGAAGCCGTCAACCAGGCCAGCCAGCGCTGGGAGCTGCAACTGAAAGGCGCCGGGCCCACCCCCTATTCCCGCATGGCCGACGGCCGCGCGGTGCTGCGCTCTTCCTTGCGGGAATATGTCTGCAGCGAGGCCATGCATCATCTGGGGATTCCCACCACCCGGGCGCTCACCCTTTGCCTGACCGGGGAGTCGGTGGTCCGGGACATGTTCTATGACGGTCACCTGGAAGACGAGCCCGGTGCGGTGGTCTGCCGGGTCGCCCCCACCTTCACCCGCTTCGGGCACTTCGAAATGCTCTATGCCCGGGGCGAGATCGACTTGCTCAAGCGGCTCACCGACTTCACCATCCAGCGGGATTTCCCCGAGTTGGACCCCGAGGCCGAGGATCGCTACATCCAGCTGTTCCACACGGTCTGCGAACGCACCGCGGAACTGATCGCCCACTGGATGCGGGTGGGTTTCGTCCATGGGGTGATGAACTCGGACAATATGTCCATCACCGGGCTGACCATTGATTACGGGCCCTATGGCTGGCTGGAGGATTTCGACCCGGCCTGGACCCCCAACACCACCGATGCCCAGGGACGGCGCTACTGCTACGGCCGGCAGCCGGATATCGGTCGCTGGAACCTGCAATGCCTGGCCCGGGCCCTGTCACCCCTGATCAACGACCAGGACGCCATCCAGGCGGGGCTGGATCTCTACGAATCCCATTACGCCCGGCGCTTTCGCGAGATGAGCGCACAAAAGCTGGGCCTGGCCCAACTGGATGAAGACAGTGACATCCCCCTGCTGCAGGATCTATTCACCCTGCTGGAGAAGATGGAGCTGGATATGACGCTGTTCTTCCGCAAGCTGGCCGAGCTGGATAGTCAATCGCCGACGAACGATGTAGTGGCCGAAGCCGCCTACCGGCAAGATCTCTGGGAAGCCCACCAGGGGGAACTGACCGCCTGGCTGGACCGTTACGCGGAACGGATTCGCAGCCAGGAGGAGCCGTCTGAAAAGCGCATCCAGCGCATGAACACGGTCAATCCCTGCTATGTCTTTCGCAACTATCTGGCCCAGCAGGCCATCGATGCGGCCGAAGACGGCGACAGTGGCCCACTGGAGGAGTTGATGCAGGTTCTGCGACGGCCCTATGAGGCCCAGCCAGGCATGGAGGCCTATGCCCAACGCCGCCCCGAATGGGCCCGCCACAAGGCCGGCTGCTCCATGCTTTCCTGCAGTTCCTGATCACCCACGTCTGCCGAGGCATCCAGAACTATCTACCGAGGCAATCCAAACGAAGCCAGAGCCAGCTCACCCCGTCCAGACTTTCAGCCTGGAGGATCGAGCGCATGGTGGGATGTTCCAGGGCTGTGCGCGACAGGGATGTCGCGCCCAGAGCGTCTCAGGGATGGATTCACAGCGTCCCTGGAACATCCCACCATGTGATCGAGCCGTGAAGCCCTGAAAGAAACCCATTCCCATCGGCTGGCTAAACTTAACTCGCCCTCAAACGATCGGACCTGAATAAGCAGTAACGCGCGGCAACTGTAAAGATTGTTCAGTGTTTCCATTGGGCAAATTGAGGCAATGTACCATTAGGCGGCTAAGGGCTTTTCCGGCCACAGCCAGCTGAGGGTGTTGATTTCTGTTTAAACTTCACGGCTCGAGTACAGGGTGGAACTGTCCAGGGACGCATGGACCCATCCCTGGGGCTCTGGGCGCGACATCCCTGTCAGGGCCACTCGCCAAGGTCCAGACGCGCTCGCAGCCTCCCGAATTAAAGCAGTGGTAGGGGTGAGCTGGCTTTGGCTTCGATCAGCGTGC
Coding sequences:
- a CDS encoding alpha/beta fold hydrolase, with the translated sequence MGIRVGVSLAVPVLLLFMLALPGQVLAQAEGDWEWLRSEQVDALACPFKGDIDYEHGEVECGLIEVPENRTVPDSRSIELHFVRIRSTAEDEEEIRDDPVIYLTGGPGVQVPLYVRNLKDHSILERRDLYILEHRGIGQSGDFCPFFSSRNPELSAQDNFRDASRVMAERVTACFEKARARGVDLTAYNTIENARDVRALRMALGYEDWNVWGISYGSIMGQALLEQDPDGIRAMVLDAIVPLDLTDLMRIGGWYQRDLDKLFEACDEQDACARAYDGLASRYIDAIQALDESPVQVTVPESDIHPDGEAWLFQNTLVGMPFSLLYEQSNHPILPALLDRLSRAAEDRDKDFFTALAVADTSGGVQSSMGMGSAVRCLDGFMEEQARLLPEELSRNPVLTPAFGHPDAQREMAERCEELGLGRLDPSLYQQPQSDLPIVVANGAWDPITPPPLARYILDGLSNARYVEFPHAGHGPTRSVDCAGDFMNDFFDDPDAPLDEDCVESGESEAEYLARVYETDAVIRGLLMSETEPEALPGQAAWAGSSLVLAGGGFLTLGIGWLAGRVNRAPRPKGGGGRILIFASTVLILGWLLGMGLAAWRSSELSEALLLLGFLPWAGWFAWLAPLALIVAVAGLVQMFRTRLRFTLAGMIGLSAVALGVISLALFGLAWDLWPF
- a CDS encoding protein adenylyltransferase SelO, whose amino-acid sequence is MHTLNFDNRFLRELPGETPEHSHPRTVNGVLYSRVDPTPVAAPKLLSHSPEMAEELGLSAEDIKDPAFVEAMAGNRLLPGMEAYASCYGGHQFGHWAGQLGDGRAIGLGEAVNQASQRWELQLKGAGPTPYSRMADGRAVLRSSLREYVCSEAMHHLGIPTTRALTLCLTGESVVRDMFYDGHLEDEPGAVVCRVAPTFTRFGHFEMLYARGEIDLLKRLTDFTIQRDFPELDPEAEDRYIQLFHTVCERTAELIAHWMRVGFVHGVMNSDNMSITGLTIDYGPYGWLEDFDPAWTPNTTDAQGRRYCYGRQPDIGRWNLQCLARALSPLINDQDAIQAGLDLYESHYARRFREMSAQKLGLAQLDEDSDIPLLQDLFTLLEKMELDMTLFFRKLAELDSQSPTNDVVAEAAYRQDLWEAHQGELTAWLDRYAERIRSQEEPSEKRIQRMNTVNPCYVFRNYLAQQAIDAAEDGDSGPLEELMQVLRRPYEAQPGMEAYAQRRPEWARHKAGCSMLSCSS